In Trichocoleus desertorum ATA4-8-CV12, a genomic segment contains:
- a CDS encoding heme NO-binding domain-containing protein has protein sequence MYGLVNKAIHDMVCTRFGEATWNEIRHKAEVEVDTFISMESYPDDLTHRLVKAASLVLDLPASAIMQAFGEFWVQYTSTEGYGELMDMSGDTLPEFLQNLDDLHTRVGVSFPQLQPPSFACEDVEEQTLHLHYHSHREGLAPMVVGLVKGLGTHLNTDVEVTQTQSKSDGADHDEFTIQYKPH, from the coding sequence ATGTACGGTTTAGTCAATAAAGCAATTCACGATATGGTTTGTACTCGTTTCGGTGAAGCAACCTGGAATGAGATTCGGCATAAGGCTGAAGTCGAGGTGGATACGTTCATTAGCATGGAGTCTTACCCGGATGATTTGACCCACAGACTGGTGAAGGCTGCGAGTCTGGTTTTGGATCTACCTGCTTCAGCAATCATGCAAGCCTTTGGCGAGTTTTGGGTACAATACACCTCCACGGAAGGGTATGGTGAGCTGATGGACATGAGCGGTGATACACTTCCCGAATTTTTACAGAACCTGGACGACCTGCATACGCGAGTTGGAGTCAGTTTCCCCCAACTCCAGCCGCCCTCTTTTGCCTGTGAGGATGTTGAGGAACAAACGCTACACCTCCACTATCATTCTCATCGAGAGGGATTAGCTCCAATGGTGGTGGGATTGGTAAAAGGCCTGGGTACACACTTGAATACGGATGTCGAAGTCACCCAGACTCAAAGCAAGTCAGACGGTGCAGATCATGATGAGTTCACTATC